The Desulfobacterales bacterium genome includes a region encoding these proteins:
- a CDS encoding SAM-dependent DNA methyltransferase, with protein MAKASKNNTKEEPIEKQLWKAADKLRKNIDAAEYKHIVLGLIFLKYISDAFEELHSKLKSGEGEYKGSDPEDKDEYKAENVFFVPENARWSYLQSKAKLPTIGKEVDNAMDALEKDNPSLKDVLPKVFARGNLDPTSLGGLIDLIGNIALGDAKSRSADILGHVFEYFLGEFALAEGKKGGQFYTPRSVVELLVEMLEPYKGRVFDPCCGSGGMFVQSEKFVKGHQGKVNDISIYGQESNQTTWRLAKMNLAIRSIDSSQVQWNNEGSFLNDTHKDLKADFVIANPPFNDSDWSGDLLRKDGRWKYGVPPSGNANYAWIQHFIYHLSPSGIAGFVLAKGSLTSKTSGEGEIRKGLIEARLVDCIVNLPAKLFLNTQIPACLWFLSRNKANGKLRNRTDEILFIDARNEGHLINRRTKELSAEDINKIASTYHNWRTKGKYEDIKGFCNSTSIERVRELDYVLTPGRYVGLPDDEDDFNFNERFTNLKAEFEEQLKEEEKLNALILKNLAKVEVKNG; from the coding sequence ATGGCAAAAGCAAGCAAAAATAACACAAAAGAAGAACCAATAGAAAAACAACTTTGGAAAGCGGCTGATAAACTCAGAAAAAATATTGATGCAGCAGAATATAAGCATATTGTTCTTGGTCTTATATTTCTGAAATATATATCTGATGCCTTTGAAGAGCTACACTCAAAGCTAAAAAGCGGTGAAGGAGAATATAAAGGTTCAGACCCTGAAGACAAAGACGAATACAAAGCAGAAAATGTATTTTTTGTTCCCGAAAATGCAAGATGGTCTTATCTTCAATCAAAAGCAAAGCTTCCTACTATCGGAAAAGAAGTTGATAATGCAATGGATGCCCTTGAAAAAGATAATCCTTCCCTTAAAGATGTTTTGCCGAAAGTATTTGCAAGAGGAAATCTTGACCCAACAAGTCTTGGCGGATTGATTGACCTTATAGGCAATATTGCTCTTGGCGACGCCAAATCACGAAGTGCCGATATTCTTGGTCATGTATTTGAATATTTTCTTGGTGAATTTGCTCTTGCCGAAGGAAAAAAAGGAGGGCAATTTTATACCCCCAGAAGCGTTGTTGAGCTTCTTGTAGAAATGCTTGAACCATACAAAGGAAGAGTATTTGACCCATGTTGTGGTTCAGGAGGCATGTTTGTTCAATCGGAAAAGTTTGTCAAAGGTCATCAAGGCAAAGTAAACGACATTTCCATTTATGGACAGGAAAGCAATCAAACTACATGGAGGCTTGCAAAGATGAATCTTGCAATCCGCAGTATTGATAGTTCTCAGGTTCAATGGAACAATGAAGGTTCTTTTTTAAACGATACTCACAAAGACTTAAAAGCTGATTTTGTAATTGCTAATCCTCCATTTAATGATAGTGATTGGAGCGGTGATTTGCTCAGAAAAGACGGCAGATGGAAATATGGTGTTCCGCCTTCAGGAAACGCTAATTACGCATGGATTCAACATTTTATTTATCATTTAAGTCCAAGCGGTATTGCGGGCTTTGTGCTCGCAAAAGGTTCTCTTACATCAAAAACATCCGGCGAAGGCGAAATAAGAAAAGGGCTTATTGAAGCCAGATTAGTTGATTGTATTGTAAACCTGCCTGCTAAACTATTTTTAAATACCCAAATTCCAGCTTGTTTATGGTTTTTAAGTCGTAATAAGGCTAATGGAAAACTCCGCAACAGAACTGATGAAATCCTGTTTATTGATGCAAGAAATGAAGGGCATTTGATTAACCGCAGAACAAAGGAATTATCAGCTGAAGATATTAATAAAATAGCCTCTACTTATCATAATTGGAGGACTAAAGGAAAATATGAGGATATAAAAGGTTTTTGTAATTCTACATCAATTGAAAGAGTCAGAGAGCTTGATTATGTATTGACTCCGGGCAGGTATGTAGGGCTTCCTGATGATGAGGATGATTTTAATTTTAATGAGAGATTTACAAATTTGAAAGCAGAGTTCGAAGAGCAGTTAAAAGAAGAAGAAAAGCTCAATGCGTTGATTTTAAAAAACCTTGCTAAAGTTGAGGTGAAAAATGGCTGA
- a CDS encoding membrane integrity-associated transporter subunit PqiC yields MKLKIFILFFLFIIIGCFSKKHSIKIEYYTVDYESLTYSDFKQLPVTIRVEHFLPAPFYKSDKINYSSERFKRDFYEYHRWRAYPDDIISYFIERDFKNSALFKGVFNVNSTNPVSYVVQGTVEDFFEQDSVNKWEAVVSLSVTLIDDNESNFNKKILFQKTYTSKKECKEKTAKSLAEAMSLAMKDVSNSIILDVYNFISTN; encoded by the coding sequence ATGAAGTTAAAAATTTTTATTTTATTTTTTTTATTCATAATAATCGGATGTTTTTCCAAAAAGCATTCCATTAAAATCGAATATTATACAGTTGATTATGAGTCTTTAACTTATTCAGATTTTAAGCAATTACCTGTTACAATTCGTGTTGAACATTTTTTACCAGCTCCATTTTATAAATCAGATAAAATTAATTATAGTTCTGAAAGATTTAAAAGAGATTTTTATGAATACCATAGATGGAGAGCCTATCCTGATGATATTATTTCTTATTTTATTGAGAGGGATTTTAAAAATTCGGCTCTGTTTAAGGGTGTTTTTAATGTAAATAGCACTAATCCTGTATCTTATGTTGTTCAAGGAACAGTAGAAGATTTTTTTGAGCAGGATAGCGTTAATAAGTGGGAGGCTGTAGTATCTTTATCAGTAACCTTAATAGACGATAATGAGTCTAATTTTAATAAAAAGATTTTATTTCAAAAAACATATACATCTAAAAAAGAATGTAAAGAAAAAACAGCAAAATCACTCGCTGAAGCTATGAGCCTTGCAATGAAAGATGTTTCGAATTCAATCATTTTGGACGTATATAATTTTATAAGCACTAATTAA
- a CDS encoding MCE family protein — MASIKTKFNVGLFVIIGLCLAVVAIIWLGMSHYFEVGQLYVSYFDESVQGLAKDSPVKYRGVSIGRVDNISVAPDTNLIQVILKIESDLNKRENLVARLSSVGITGIMFIELERKTKGEPDLSPKLNFTPKYPLISTQPSDIKKILAGLDDIIKNLQAVDLGKISDNLIVTFTNLNKALEDLNIGKISSDFSSVLNKLEKVLDAKRWNKIMATLENSASNVHDFTKTINDSALKIDAIVSNNEEKVNDTFAEFQASAKKLNIAFDKGVDLVGQGETLVKDVDKRIVMLQTNLVLTLKQIEKISENINKLIESVTERPSKLIFTDDPPQERKIQ; from the coding sequence ATGGCTTCAATCAAAACAAAATTTAATGTTGGGCTTTTCGTTATTATTGGTCTGTGTTTAGCTGTGGTTGCTATTATATGGCTCGGAATGTCCCATTATTTTGAAGTAGGTCAACTTTATGTTTCATATTTTGATGAATCTGTCCAAGGGCTTGCAAAAGACTCCCCTGTCAAATATAGGGGAGTTTCAATAGGCAGAGTTGACAACATAAGTGTTGCTCCTGATACGAACTTAATACAGGTTATTTTAAAAATTGAATCTGATTTAAATAAACGAGAAAATTTAGTTGCAAGGCTTTCATCTGTAGGTATTACGGGTATTATGTTCATTGAGCTTGAAAGAAAAACAAAAGGAGAACCTGATTTATCTCCAAAACTTAATTTTACCCCTAAATATCCTCTTATTTCTACCCAACCTTCTGACATAAAAAAAATTTTAGCGGGTCTTGATGATATAATAAAAAATCTTCAGGCAGTAGACCTCGGCAAGATATCTGATAACCTTATTGTTACATTTACTAATTTAAATAAAGCTCTTGAAGACCTTAATATTGGGAAAATATCATCTGACTTTAGCTCTGTGTTAAACAAGCTTGAAAAAGTTTTAGATGCAAAGCGATGGAATAAAATTATGGCTACCCTTGAAAATTCAGCCTCAAACGTTCATGATTTTACTAAAACAATAAATGATTCAGCACTAAAAATCGATGCGATTGTAAGTAATAACGAAGAAAAGGTTAATGACACTTTTGCTGAGTTTCAAGCTTCTGCTAAGAAGTTAAATATTGCTTTTGACAAAGGGGTTGATTTAGTGGGGCAAGGAGAAACATTAGTTAAAGATGTAGATAAAAGAATCGTTATGCTCCAAACTAATTTAGTTCTCACCCTTAAACAGATTGAAAAAATCAGTGAAAATATTAATAAATTAATTGAATCCGTTACGGAACGTCCATCCAAGCTAATTTTTACAGATGATCCACCTCAAGAAAGAAAGATTCAGTAA
- a CDS encoding wax ester/triacylglycerol synthase family O-acyltransferase, with protein sequence MIETMSNVDNFWLQMDEPTNLMVITGFMELEKPMEYEHLCRLFEDRLLRFPRFKQKVVKSGPGMPSWVTDRQFDIRSHVHRVALPEPGGKKEFQTMTGDLMGMPLDITKPLWQCHLIENVGGGCALFFRIHHCIGDGIALIHVLLSMADTKDGAPLIDAKPPKPKKKNSKSVFSFDGFKGAVKKVQTLASKTGDFVKEEIQKAKANPSHVGDLVRIGGELGFDVGSLAFKLLLKPSDPKTSFKGKLGIRKCAAWGESMSLEDIKTIGKALGATVNDVLIGTMTGALRYYLQQRNNRVNELDLRVAVPVNIRRPGTEFELGNKFSLIFLSLPVYIQDPILRIREVKRRMDTLKHSPEAFVGFQILNTIGALPTSVAKNLAYYVANKATGVLTNVPGPKQPLYFGDQQIKNMMFWVPRSGQVGLGISILSYNNTVTIGFASDELLVPDPDVIITGFKEEFEFLFDFVQSGKMDNQTLVLNDRYMESMESMESMQKTEESVALSYTGMKRCMAMTKSGRQCRNLVLHGSQYCYVHKPNTIENYFME encoded by the coding sequence ATGATAGAAACCATGTCAAATGTGGATAATTTTTGGCTTCAAATGGATGAGCCCACAAATTTAATGGTAATCACTGGTTTTATGGAGCTCGAAAAACCTATGGAGTATGAGCATTTATGCAGATTGTTTGAAGATAGGCTTTTAAGATTTCCAAGGTTTAAACAAAAAGTTGTAAAAAGTGGGCCTGGAATGCCTTCATGGGTTACGGACAGACAGTTTGATATAAGATCACATGTTCATAGGGTAGCTCTTCCAGAACCAGGAGGGAAAAAAGAATTCCAAACTATGACCGGTGATTTAATGGGGATGCCATTAGATATCACTAAACCTTTATGGCAATGCCATTTAATAGAAAATGTTGGAGGCGGCTGCGCTTTATTTTTTAGAATTCATCATTGTATAGGAGATGGTATAGCTTTAATCCATGTTCTTTTGTCTATGGCCGATACAAAAGATGGAGCGCCTTTGATAGACGCTAAACCTCCTAAACCTAAAAAAAAGAATTCAAAATCTGTATTTTCATTTGATGGATTTAAAGGAGCTGTAAAAAAAGTACAAACTCTTGCATCAAAAACAGGAGACTTCGTTAAAGAAGAAATTCAGAAAGCTAAAGCAAATCCTTCCCACGTTGGTGATTTAGTTAGAATCGGAGGGGAGCTTGGATTTGATGTAGGTTCCCTTGCATTTAAACTTTTGCTTAAACCGTCTGATCCTAAAACAAGTTTTAAAGGCAAGCTCGGAATAAGAAAATGTGCAGCATGGGGAGAGTCTATGTCTTTAGAAGATATTAAAACTATTGGCAAAGCTCTTGGAGCAACAGTCAACGATGTTCTTATAGGAACTATGACAGGAGCATTAAGATATTATCTTCAGCAGAGAAATAATAGAGTAAATGAACTTGACTTACGAGTCGCCGTGCCCGTAAATATAAGACGGCCTGGAACAGAATTTGAGCTTGGCAATAAATTCAGCCTTATATTTTTATCCTTGCCTGTATATATTCAAGATCCTATTTTGCGAATACGTGAAGTTAAACGGCGTATGGATACACTCAAACATTCCCCCGAAGCTTTTGTTGGATTTCAAATTTTAAATACAATTGGAGCTCTTCCAACTTCAGTTGCAAAAAATTTAGCGTATTATGTTGCTAATAAAGCCACAGGCGTTTTAACTAACGTTCCAGGTCCAAAGCAACCTCTTTATTTTGGTGACCAGCAAATTAAAAATATGATGTTCTGGGTTCCAAGATCAGGACAAGTAGGGCTTGGCATAAGTATTTTAAGTTATAATAACACTGTTACTATAGGTTTTGCGTCAGATGAACTTTTAGTACCTGATCCTGATGTTATAATAACCGGATTTAAAGAAGAATTCGAATTTCTTTTTGATTTTGTTCAATCCGGCAAAATGGACAACCAAACTCTTGTTTTAAATGATAGATACATGGAATCTATGGAATCTATGGAATCTATGCAAAAAACCGAAGAATCAGTGGCTTTATCTTATACAGGCATGAAAAGGTGCATGGCAATGACTAAAAGCGGACGGCAATGTAGAAATTTAGTTCTGCACGGTTCCCAGTATTGTTATGTTCATAAACCAAACACAATTGAAAATTATTTTATGGAATAA
- a CDS encoding dehydrogenase gives MKRIISISFGLSSEDYEFTTDFLGQQYHIKRIGTDGDVEKVANLLLEWENKVDAIGLGNVKFPSTSIPGPLQEKHIKKIATLASKIKTPITTGDSYRRVGSEWSLRHIQFKFDNSYFNNSRVLFLSGMSNYTMAKVMGEYTENLTFADPVFENGVPKFLNSLKELEIYSSNLHAFLNWIPTKRISSSAIPLKKWNDYVVKKAMQASHIIVIPYYDFFKYVEGCSMEELGGKIVITSVAYDNRVKFLQERGVDVIIDAAPKILEHVVGFNVLEALICLSLNKKPQDITNDDLLEFISDLKMDPRLIYPLGKPKRMNRFAFVIHPLSQAYLKKSEPIEMIAKYTPPAFMDTIERVMAYSPPFIYSKVTGIKSPQGVEAEGWLISIGGTPKQLLSHSPEFTYRRLLQAATMAKRLGAQVMGLGAFTKVVGDGGVKVAKISDIPITTGNSYSASGALWAAADAVRRIGLIKVVKDKKLKAKTMVIGATGSIGSVCSRLLAKAFEEVYMVDSRDAKLLALKESILEETPEVKVYISTRADKYLSEMDVIVTASSDFSNKKLDIMKVKPGCVITDVARPLELGPEDIAKRPDVLVIESGEILLPGNPEMKDIGLPPKVAFACLAETIVLALEGRFEAFTMGRNIEWEKVREIYRLGLRHGMRLAAISGVNGVITDKEIAKVRELALKKLQGVNN, from the coding sequence ATGAAAAGAATTATAAGTATAAGTTTTGGATTAAGTAGCGAAGACTATGAATTCACTACTGATTTTTTAGGACAGCAATATCATATAAAACGAATAGGAACAGACGGAGATGTTGAAAAAGTTGCTAATCTTCTATTAGAGTGGGAAAATAAAGTAGATGCCATAGGTCTTGGAAACGTTAAATTCCCTTCAACCTCTATTCCCGGTCCCCTTCAAGAAAAACATATAAAAAAGATAGCTACCCTTGCATCAAAAATAAAAACTCCTATTACTACAGGGGATAGCTACCGTCGAGTTGGAAGTGAATGGTCTTTAAGACATATTCAATTTAAATTTGATAATAGTTATTTTAATAATTCACGAGTATTATTTCTTTCTGGAATGAGCAATTATACAATGGCAAAGGTTATGGGAGAATATACAGAAAATCTTACTTTTGCTGACCCAGTTTTTGAAAATGGGGTTCCTAAATTTCTAAATTCTTTAAAAGAACTCGAAATTTATAGTAGTAACTTACATGCATTTTTAAATTGGATACCAACTAAAAGAATTTCTTCTTCCGCTATACCTCTTAAAAAATGGAATGACTATGTAGTAAAAAAAGCAATGCAGGCGTCTCATATAATTGTCATCCCATATTATGACTTTTTTAAATATGTTGAAGGCTGTTCTATGGAAGAATTGGGCGGCAAAATTGTAATAACCTCCGTTGCTTACGATAATAGAGTAAAATTTCTTCAGGAAAGGGGTGTTGATGTTATTATAGACGCTGCTCCTAAAATACTTGAACACGTTGTTGGTTTCAATGTTCTTGAAGCGTTGATATGTTTGTCGTTAAATAAAAAACCTCAAGATATAACTAATGACGATTTACTTGAGTTCATAAGCGATTTAAAAATGGATCCAAGACTAATTTATCCTCTAGGTAAACCTAAAAGGATGAATAGATTCGCATTTGTAATACATCCACTTTCTCAAGCTTATCTAAAAAAATCTGAACCAATAGAAATGATTGCTAAATATACGCCTCCAGCTTTTATGGACACAATAGAAAGAGTAATGGCTTATTCTCCTCCATTTATCTATTCAAAAGTAACTGGAATAAAATCGCCTCAAGGAGTTGAGGCTGAAGGCTGGCTTATAAGTATCGGAGGTACTCCTAAACAATTATTGTCCCATAGTCCTGAATTTACGTATAGACGGCTTCTTCAAGCAGCAACTATGGCAAAAAGGCTGGGGGCTCAAGTAATGGGTCTTGGCGCTTTTACAAAGGTAGTAGGAGATGGGGGTGTTAAGGTTGCAAAAATTTCCGATATCCCTATAACTACGGGTAATAGTTACAGTGCTTCAGGAGCATTATGGGCTGCGGCTGATGCTGTTAGAAGAATAGGTCTCATTAAAGTTGTAAAAGACAAAAAACTTAAAGCAAAAACAATGGTAATTGGAGCCACAGGTTCCATCGGTTCTGTTTGCAGCAGACTCCTTGCTAAGGCGTTTGAAGAAGTTTATATGGTTGATTCAAGGGATGCAAAGCTTCTTGCTTTAAAAGAATCAATTTTAGAAGAAACTCCCGAAGTAAAGGTTTATATTTCAACAAGAGCTGATAAATACCTTTCAGAAATGGATGTAATTGTTACGGCTTCTTCAGATTTTAGCAATAAAAAATTAGATATAATGAAGGTTAAACCAGGCTGTGTTATAACTGACGTAGCTCGTCCTTTAGAGCTTGGACCTGAAGACATCGCAAAGCGTCCTGATGTATTAGTAATAGAGTCTGGGGAAATCCTTCTTCCTGGTAATCCTGAAATGAAAGACATCGGGCTGCCTCCAAAAGTTGCGTTTGCATGTTTAGCGGAAACGATAGTACTTGCTTTAGAAGGAAGGTTTGAAGCGTTTACAATGGGTAGAAATATTGAATGGGAAAAGGTTAGAGAAATTTATAGGCTTGGTCTTAGACACGGCATGAGACTCGCCGCTATATCTGGAGTAAATGGAGTTATTACGGACAAAGAAATAGCTAAGGTAAGAGAGCTTGCTCTAAAAAAATTACAAGGTGTGAATAATTAA
- a CDS encoding ferredoxin yields MLNERNYDNIEGKYYVTIACIGCTLCSEIAPDNFEADIEKGYDYVKKQPSDNSEDELCIEAMESCPANAIKIDENY; encoded by the coding sequence ATGTTGAACGAAAGAAATTATGATAATATTGAAGGTAAATATTATGTTACAATAGCCTGTATAGGGTGCACTCTTTGTTCTGAAATTGCGCCTGATAATTTTGAAGCAGATATAGAAAAGGGCTATGATTATGTCAAAAAGCAGCCTTCTGATAATTCTGAAGACGAATTATGCATTGAAGCAATGGAGTCATGTCCAGCTAACGCTATAAAAATAGATGAAAATTATTAA
- a CDS encoding CBS domain-containing protein, translating to MKIKSLMVHDPITIAPKTSIQEAIEIMKLNSIRHLPVVGSDNFLCGFVTLANLRQGLIPSMLTGISLKDLMIKDPFYLHPDDDIEVAAQIIYKHKISGMPVISNGKVVGIITETDILRTFIDMMGMINATSRVDVVMGNEPRMFQKASKIINDNGGDILTVSMTAEESSSRTYYFRLSSCKTEPIKKALEMEGFKVLTSLD from the coding sequence ATGAAAATTAAATCATTAATGGTTCATGATCCTATTACAATAGCTCCAAAAACTTCAATACAAGAAGCAATTGAAATAATGAAATTAAATTCTATCCGTCATTTACCTGTCGTTGGAAGCGATAATTTTTTATGCGGGTTTGTAACTTTAGCAAATTTAAGACAAGGATTGATTCCGTCTATGCTTACTGGAATAAGCCTTAAAGATTTAATGATAAAAGATCCTTTTTATTTGCATCCTGATGATGACATTGAAGTAGCAGCTCAAATAATATACAAACATAAAATAAGCGGAATGCCTGTAATATCAAATGGAAAAGTAGTTGGCATAATAACAGAGACAGATATTCTTAGAACTTTTATTGACATGATGGGCATGATTAATGCTACATCAAGAGTTGATGTTGTTATGGGTAATGAGCCAAGAATGTTTCAAAAAGCTTCTAAAATTATAAATGATAATGGAGGCGATATATTGACGGTAAGCATGACTGCTGAAGAATCTTCGTCAAGGACATATTATTTCAGGCTATCTTCGTGCAAAACTGAACCAATAAAAAAAGCCCTTGAGATGGAAGGATTTAAAGTTTTAACATCATTGGATTAA
- the nadB gene encoding L-aspartate oxidase, producing MYSKTDFLVIGSGVAGLIFAIKASQFGSVAIVTKRNIMDSNTAQAQGGIASVFNELDSFDLHIKDTLNAGDGLCRKDVVEHIVKKGPEQIKLLMELGVNFSLAQKGENKTSDNLALGREGGHSHNRIVHAFDMTGKEIQTVLVEHVLNNKNIKVYENNISIDLITLSTRVKRGYVTAYHEDYCCGAYVLDVNTGKVNTFLSQATLLSTGGTGKVYLYTSNPDIATGDGVAMGYRAGATVANLEFVQFHPTCLYHPAAKNFLISEAVRGEGGILITKQGNPFMEKYSPLKDLACRDVVARAIDLELKKSGDDFVYLDISQKDKEFVKSRFPNIYQKCLSFGMDITHEPIPVVPAAHYMCGGVVTDVFGRTAIKRLYAVGETACTGLHGANRLASNSLLEALVCSDNACNQALKDIKEEADKKILEDIPPWDDVGTTHSDEAIVVSHNWDEIRRCMWNYVGIVRSNKRLERAQRRIENIQKEINEYYWDFKITSDLVELRNISTVAELIIKCAMHRKESRGLHYNIEYPNRDDEKWNKDTVLRRHFLT from the coding sequence ATGTATAGTAAAACTGATTTTTTGGTCATAGGCTCTGGAGTAGCTGGTTTAATTTTTGCCATAAAAGCATCCCAATTCGGTAGCGTTGCGATAGTTACAAAACGTAATATCATGGATTCTAATACAGCTCAAGCTCAAGGCGGAATTGCTTCTGTATTTAATGAATTAGATTCGTTTGACTTACATATTAAAGATACTCTTAATGCTGGAGATGGTCTTTGTAGAAAAGATGTTGTGGAACATATCGTTAAAAAAGGTCCTGAACAAATAAAACTTTTGATGGAACTTGGTGTTAATTTTAGCTTAGCTCAAAAAGGAGAAAATAAAACTTCCGATAATCTTGCTCTTGGAAGAGAAGGTGGCCATTCCCATAATAGAATCGTTCATGCCTTTGATATGACGGGAAAAGAAATTCAAACAGTGCTTGTGGAACATGTTTTAAATAATAAAAATATTAAAGTTTATGAAAATAATATTAGTATTGATTTAATAACATTATCAACTCGCGTAAAAAGAGGATATGTAACAGCTTATCATGAAGATTATTGCTGCGGAGCGTATGTTTTAGACGTAAATACCGGCAAAGTAAATACTTTTCTTTCTCAAGCAACTCTTCTTTCAACAGGAGGCACAGGTAAAGTATATCTTTATACAAGCAATCCTGATATCGCCACTGGTGATGGTGTAGCTATGGGATACAGAGCTGGAGCTACCGTTGCAAACCTTGAATTTGTTCAATTTCATCCTACCTGTCTTTACCATCCTGCCGCTAAGAATTTTTTGATATCTGAAGCTGTAAGAGGAGAGGGCGGAATTTTAATAACTAAGCAAGGTAATCCGTTTATGGAAAAATATAGTCCTTTAAAAGACCTTGCTTGCAGAGATGTAGTAGCGAGAGCGATTGACTTAGAATTGAAAAAAAGCGGCGATGATTTTGTTTATCTTGATATATCCCAGAAAGATAAGGAATTTGTTAAAAGCAGATTTCCTAATATTTATCAAAAATGTTTAAGCTTTGGAATGGATATTACTCATGAGCCTATCCCTGTTGTTCCTGCTGCTCATTATATGTGCGGAGGAGTTGTAACCGATGTTTTTGGAAGGACAGCAATAAAACGACTTTACGCTGTTGGAGAAACTGCTTGTACAGGACTTCACGGAGCAAACCGTCTTGCAAGTAATTCCTTGCTCGAAGCTCTTGTATGCTCTGATAATGCTTGTAATCAAGCGTTAAAAGATATTAAAGAAGAAGCTGATAAAAAAATATTAGAGGATATTCCTCCTTGGGATGATGTCGGTACTACCCATAGTGATGAAGCGATAGTTGTTTCCCATAACTGGGATGAAATTAGGAGATGTATGTGGAATTACGTTGGAATTGTTCGTTCAAATAAAAGATTGGAACGAGCTCAAAGAAGAATTGAGAATATACAAAAAGAAATAAACGAATACTATTGGGATTTTAAAATTACATCAGACCTTGTTGAGCTTAGAAATATATCTACAGTAGCGGAATTAATAATAAAATGTGCCATGCACAGAAAAGAAAGCAGAGGACTTCATTACAATATTGAATATCCTAATAGAGACGATGAAAAATGGAACAAAGATACAGTGCTAAGACGTCATTTTTTAACTTAA
- a CDS encoding TIGR04211 family SH3 domain-containing protein — translation MNQNNLKVILKILIGSIFFVASILCNCYGQNDMMYIDDQKEITVRTGKGTEFKVIAMGKSGEKVEVLEFYENDWSKVKFPNGREGWVMSRFLTKQEPPSLSLKRLSESHNNLISKYETLQGQNNDVKSENKRLTDELEIKNMELADITSSYEALKSESSNYIKLKKQYDEVAKKLEENTKKAEMLESELENYYQNSNFRWFLSGAGLVFISFILGYLAKQPSRGRSSLLR, via the coding sequence ATGAATCAAAATAACCTAAAAGTTATATTAAAAATTCTGATCGGTTCTATTTTTTTTGTAGCGTCAATTTTGTGTAATTGTTATGGGCAAAATGACATGATGTATATTGATGATCAAAAAGAAATAACTGTCAGAACAGGCAAAGGCACAGAATTTAAAGTAATTGCTATGGGCAAATCTGGAGAGAAAGTAGAAGTTCTTGAATTTTACGAAAACGACTGGAGCAAAGTAAAGTTTCCGAACGGACGCGAAGGATGGGTTATGAGCAGATTCCTTACTAAACAAGAACCCCCATCTCTTAGTTTAAAAAGATTATCGGAATCCCATAATAACCTTATTTCTAAATATGAAACACTCCAAGGACAAAATAATGATGTCAAGTCTGAAAATAAAAGACTTACTGATGAGCTTGAAATAAAAAACATGGAATTAGCAGATATAACATCTTCTTATGAAGCCTTAAAATCTGAATCAAGCAATTATATAAAATTGAAAAAACAATATGACGAGGTTGCAAAAAAACTTGAGGAGAATACAAAAAAAGCAGAAATGCTCGAATCAGAGCTTGAAAATTATTATCAAAATAGTAATTTTCGATGGTTTTTGAGTGGAGCTGGACTAGTATTTATATCTTTTATTTTAGGATATCTTGCAAAACAACCTTCACGAGGACGAAGCAGTCTTTTGCGGTAA